A part of Miscanthus floridulus cultivar M001 chromosome 6, ASM1932011v1, whole genome shotgun sequence genomic DNA contains:
- the LOC136458580 gene encoding proline-rich receptor-like protein kinase PERK13: MPRALMASTEHRASSPAGGPPGPKARAPPPKASSSSPPPPPPKASSSSPPPPTPSPPQHSPPPPPSKQSPPPPAPATPPEKSPTASPPPPASPPPASKSPPPPPSPSTPPPSPPPRSSPPPPASSSTPPSSTSQQSPPGPESAKPPPPSSSEKPAATASPPPNATSGSGSKSQPPPRETPSTPPDTTAGRQPPPAPGTPSSPTQMLPPPMAVTVIMPGASGPPAGGRWRGPPGPAATAPPLSPPAGGGSGSSNMKNEAIIIGISVAGLLLALVSLLIMVCVNSNRGKRKRHAQPPPSRRHNIVVPEPVASLSPDVYQASNGGPPAPSPSGTNSYNLSGSKSCFTYDELVGITGGFSAGNVIGEGGFGKVYMGALGDGRRVAVKQLKVGSGQGEKEFRAEVDIISRIHHRHLVTLVGYCVTENHRLLVYEFVANNTLEHHLHGKGLPVMDWSKRMKIAIGAARGLTYLHEDCHPRIIHRDIKSANILLDDAFEAKVADFGLAKLTNDSLTHISTRVMGTFGYMAPEYAQSGKLTDRSDVFSFGVVLLELITGRKPVDASQPLGEESLVEWARLLLVDALETDDFREVADPALECRFSKTEMRRMVEAAAACVRHSAAKRPRMVQVWRSLDVDECSSDLTNGVKLGQSMAYDSGRYSADIELFRRMAFANDLSTAELGVLDEDDQHSSKAGSSSRRHK, from the exons ATGCCGCGCGCCCTCATGGCGTCAACCGAGCATCGGGCCTCGTCTCCTGCGGGAGGGCCGCCAGGGCCGAAGGCACGGGCACCCCCGCCGAAGGCTTCGTCGTCGTCTCCCCCGCCACCCCCGCCGAAGGCTTCCTCGTCGTCTCCTCCGCCGCCGACACCGTCACCGCCTCAgcactcgccgccgccgccgccgtcgaagcAGTCCCCGCCTCCTCCTGCACCAGCGACTCCGCCGGAGAAGTCGCCGACGGCGTCCCCGCCTCCTCCGGCCTCGCCGCCGCCAGCAAGCaagtcccctcctcctcctccttccccgtCGACGCCGCCCCCGTCGCCACCTCCGcgttcctcgccgccgccgcccgcgtcaTCATCGACGCCACCATCGTCGACGTCGCAGCAATCGCCTCCGGGACCGGAATCGGCCAAGCCACCGCCACCCTCGTCGTCAGAGAAGCCCGCCGCGACGGCCTCACCTCCCCCAAATGCGACGTCAGGCTCCGGATCAAAATCACAGCCGCCACCGCGCGAGACACCATCGACGCCCCCGGACACCACCGCCGGTCGGCAGCCACCTCCGGCTCCGGGGACACCGTCCTCGCCCACGCAAATGCTGCCTCCTCCGATGGCGGTGACGGTGATCATGCCGGGTGCCTCTGGCCCACCTGCAGGCGGCAGGTGGAGGGGCCCGCCTGGCCCCGCCGCTACCGCCCCGCCACTGAGTCCCCCCGCGGGTGGCGGCTCGGGCAGCAGCAACATGAAGAACGAGGCGATCATTATCGGGATCTCCGTTGCCGGGCTCCTCCTGGCGCTGGTCTCGCTGTTGATAATGGTGTGCGTCAACAGCAACCGCGGGAAGAGGAAGCGGCACGCGCAACCTCCGCCGTCGCGCAGGCACAACATCGTCGTGCCGGAAC CCGTGGCTTCTCTCTCTCCGGACGTGTACCAGGCGTCGAACGGCGGTCCCCCCGCGCCGTCGCCGAGCGGGACGAACTCGTACAACCTGTCGGGGAGCAAGTCGTGTTTCACGTACGACGAGCTGGTGGGCATCACCGGCGGGTTCTCGGCGGGGAACGTGATCGGCGAGGGCGGGTTCGGGAAGGTGTACATGGGCGCGTTGGGCGACGGGCGgcgcgtggcggtgaagcagcTCAAGGTGGGCAGCGGCCAGGGGGAGAAGGAGTTCCGCGCGGAGGTGGACATCATCAGCcgcatccaccaccgccacctcgtCACGCTGGTCGGCTACTGCGTCACCGAGAACCACCGCCTCCTCGTCTACGAGTTCGTGGCCAACAACACGCTCGAGCATCACCTGCACG GAAAAGGGCTACCCGTGATGGATTGGTCGAAACGGATGAAGATTGCGATCGGAGCGGCGCGTGGGTTGACGTACCTCCACGAAGACT GCCATCCTAGGATCATACACAGGGACATCAAGTCGGCAAACATTCTCCTGGACGACGCCTTCGAGGCCAAG GTTGCAGATTTCGGCCTTGCTAAACTGACAAACGACTCGCTGACTCATATCTCGACGCGCGTGATGGGCACGTTCGG GTACATGGCGCCCGAGTACGCACAAAGCGGGAAGCTGACCGACAGATCCGACGTGTTCTCCTTCGGGGTGGTGCTCCTGGAGCTCATCACCGGGCGGAAGCCCGTCGACGCATCTCAACCGCTGGGAGAAGAGAGCCTCGTTGAATGG GCTCGGCTTCTCCTCGTGGACGCCTTGGAGACGGACGACTTCCGAGAGGTCGCCGACCCTGCGCTGGAGTGCAGGTTCTCCAAGACCGAGATGCGGAGGATGGTGGAGGCGGCCGCCGCCTGCGTGCGCCACTCCGCCGCCAAGAGACCCAGGATGGTGCAG GTGTGGCGATCGCTGGACGTGGACGAGTGCTCGTCGGACCTGACCAACGGCGTGAAGCTCGGGCAGAGCATGGCGTACGACTCGGGCCGGTACTCGGCGGACATCGAGCTGTTCCGGCGAATGGCGTTCGCCAACGACCTCTCCACCGCCGAGTTGGGCGTCTTGGACGAGGATGACCAACACAGCAGCAAAGCCGGTTCCAGCTCCAGGCGGCACAAGTAA